Proteins encoded by one window of Gordonia jinghuaiqii:
- a CDS encoding DMT family transporter, with product MSWLILVISGVLEAVWATALGKSEGFTRLAPTLVFVAALAASMAGLAYAMRELPIGTAYAVWVGIGAVLTVVYAMATGEQPVSAVKVFFLLMIVGGVIGLKLAH from the coding sequence ATGTCGTGGTTGATCCTGGTGATCTCGGGTGTTCTCGAAGCCGTATGGGCCACTGCGCTGGGCAAGTCCGAGGGTTTCACCAGGCTCGCCCCGACGCTGGTGTTCGTCGCGGCGCTGGCCGCCAGCATGGCCGGTCTGGCCTATGCGATGCGCGAACTCCCGATCGGCACCGCCTACGCGGTCTGGGTGGGGATCGGCGCGGTGCTCACCGTCGTCTACGCGATGGCCACCGGCGAGCAACCGGTCTCGGCCGTCAAGGTGTTCTTCCTGCTGATGATCGTCGGCGGCGTGATCGGTCTCAAGCTCGCGCACTGA
- a CDS encoding adenosylcobinamide-GDP ribazoletransferase, which produces MLSPVSAVRTAVSWMTVLPVGDAGTTPDRAVGGAAMSALPVVGAVLGATAAAAAFLLSSTDAPALLTGVLVVALLAVLTRGMHLDGLADTADGLGCYGPPERVTEVMRSGTVGPFGVATLTLTLGVQAVGFAGLAERSRWYDIVFAVAVARLGAVIGTRRSLKPAHPNGFGALVAGTQYRSIAVWSLVALVATVPLRLGHNGFDGGQMEPAAVVQGVAIVVCVAAFAWLFTRHCARRMGGMTGDVLGATIELGVALAVVGLLL; this is translated from the coding sequence ATGCTCTCGCCGGTGAGCGCGGTGCGGACCGCGGTCAGCTGGATGACCGTGCTGCCGGTCGGCGACGCCGGCACCACCCCCGATCGGGCGGTCGGCGGGGCCGCGATGTCGGCACTGCCGGTGGTCGGAGCCGTGTTGGGCGCGACCGCCGCGGCGGCGGCGTTCCTGCTGTCCTCCACCGACGCCCCCGCCCTGCTGACCGGCGTACTGGTGGTCGCGCTGCTGGCCGTACTCACGCGTGGCATGCACCTCGACGGACTCGCCGACACCGCCGACGGCCTCGGGTGTTACGGCCCGCCAGAGCGGGTCACCGAGGTGATGCGCAGCGGCACCGTCGGCCCGTTCGGGGTCGCGACGCTGACCCTCACCCTGGGTGTCCAGGCGGTCGGGTTCGCCGGCCTCGCCGAGCGATCGCGTTGGTACGACATCGTCTTCGCCGTCGCAGTCGCCCGCCTCGGTGCGGTCATCGGCACCCGACGATCACTGAAACCCGCACACCCCAACGGTTTCGGCGCACTGGTCGCGGGCACCCAGTACCGTTCGATCGCCGTGTGGTCGCTCGTCGCGCTTGTCGCGACCGTTCCGCTCCGCTTGGGCCACAACGGATTCGACGGCGGCCAGATGGAGCCGGCCGCCGTCGTCCAGGGTGTTGCGATCGTCGTGTGTGTCGCCGCATTCGCGTGGTTGTTCACCCGGCACTGCGCGCGCCGGATGGGCGGAATGACCGGCGACGTACTCGGCGCCACCATCGAACTCGGTGTCGCACTCGCCGTCGTCGGCCTTCTGCTCTGA
- the gcvT gene encoding glycine cleavage system aminomethyltransferase GcvT, producing the protein MTELLAGPIADRHAALGASFAEFGGWNMPVSYSGTVAEHAAVREAVGIFDVSHLGKALVSGPGAAAFVNSTLTNDLGKIAPGKAQYTLCCNDSGGVVDDLIAYLVGDDEVFLVPNAANTAAVIAQLAAVAPEGISIIDQHRDLGVLAVQGPKSPEILAALGLPADIEYMAFADAELTTADGVAPVRVCRTGYTGERGYEILPRWSEAGAVFDVLLEAITAAGGLPAGLGARDTLRTEMGYALHGHELGPDITPVQARSSWAVGWDKPSFFGRDALLAEKESGPARRLYGLKATGRGVPRAGCVVRSADGAGGQEIGMCTSGTFSPTLKQGIALALLDTVSGVRKGDEVVVDVRGRELPCEVVIPPFVPSHV; encoded by the coding sequence ATGACTGAACTCCTCGCCGGACCGATCGCCGACCGCCATGCCGCACTGGGTGCGAGTTTCGCCGAGTTCGGCGGCTGGAACATGCCGGTGTCGTACTCGGGCACGGTCGCCGAGCATGCGGCGGTGCGTGAGGCCGTGGGCATCTTCGACGTCAGCCACCTGGGCAAGGCGCTCGTCTCCGGGCCGGGCGCGGCGGCGTTCGTCAACTCCACGCTCACCAACGACCTCGGCAAGATCGCTCCGGGCAAGGCGCAGTACACCTTGTGCTGCAACGATTCCGGTGGTGTCGTCGACGACCTGATCGCCTACCTCGTCGGCGACGACGAGGTGTTCCTGGTGCCCAACGCGGCCAACACCGCAGCTGTCATCGCACAGCTCGCCGCGGTTGCGCCGGAGGGCATCTCGATCATCGATCAGCATCGGGACCTCGGCGTACTGGCCGTGCAGGGCCCCAAGTCACCGGAGATCCTCGCCGCGCTCGGCCTGCCCGCCGACATCGAGTACATGGCCTTCGCCGACGCCGAGCTGACCACCGCCGACGGCGTGGCGCCCGTGCGGGTCTGTCGCACCGGCTACACCGGCGAACGCGGGTACGAGATCCTGCCGCGCTGGTCCGAGGCAGGCGCCGTCTTCGACGTGTTGCTCGAGGCGATCACGGCCGCCGGTGGGCTGCCCGCAGGCCTGGGCGCGCGCGACACCCTGCGCACCGAGATGGGTTATGCGCTGCACGGTCACGAGCTCGGGCCGGACATCACGCCGGTGCAGGCGCGGTCGAGCTGGGCGGTGGGCTGGGACAAGCCGTCGTTCTTCGGCCGGGACGCGTTGCTCGCCGAGAAGGAGTCGGGGCCGGCCCGTCGCCTCTACGGACTCAAGGCGACCGGTCGCGGGGTGCCCCGCGCCGGCTGCGTGGTCCGGTCGGCCGACGGTGCGGGCGGCCAGGAGATCGGGATGTGCACGTCTGGCACCTTCTCGCCGACCCTGAAACAGGGCATCGCGCTGGCGCTCCTCGACACCGTTTCGGGTGTGCGCAAGGGCGACGAGGTGGTCGTCGACGTGCGGGGTCGCGAGCTGCCGTGCGAGGTCGTCATCCCGCCGTTCGTGCCGTCGCATGTGTGA
- the cobT gene encoding nicotinate-nucleotide--dimethylbenzimidazole phosphoribosyltransferase — MADRATRTLVLGGVRSGKSAYGESLLRGHRQIRYLATGPITSTDSEWMERIRVHRERRDDRYTTIETADLSRALRAAPDIPALVDDLGSWLTTQIDAVHGWTSGSEIDLDAQIADLCDALSAMTADVVLISPEVGLSLVPPTPAGRVFQDLLGTLNAAVAAVCERVSLVVAGRVLDLPRDDAAARTAPVDADAPVVAPAVAAGEPGRDRTEPPASEATPEPPADPPADAAPDHTPDDAPASRELPDPTDAEVFAPVSPPDEAVAFAARERQMMLTKPPGSLGRVEEIGVWISACQGQCPPAPLTAPAVVVFAGDHGVARGGVSAFPPEVTAQMVANIAAGGAAVNVMADRVGATVKVVDMSVDADTAPHLSRYKVRRGSGDLRTTDAITLAEARMALAAGRAIADDLIDSGTDVLIAGEMGIGNTTPATVLVGALARREPVEIVGRGTGVDDAGWMRKTAAIRDGMRRARKVIHDPLALLAAVGGADLTATAGFLAQAALRRTPVILDGVVITAAAMVANELAPGAMRWWIAGHLSVEPAHRIALEHLDLEPVLDLSMRLGEGSGAVLALPIVQSSVDLLISMATFDEAGVTDKSAAASPAEPAGTGTS, encoded by the coding sequence GTGGCCGACCGCGCAACGCGCACCCTCGTCCTCGGGGGCGTGCGATCGGGCAAGTCCGCGTACGGCGAATCGCTGTTGCGCGGGCACCGGCAGATCCGCTATCTGGCGACCGGCCCCATCACCTCCACCGACAGCGAGTGGATGGAGCGGATCCGGGTTCATCGTGAGCGCCGCGACGATCGATACACCACGATCGAGACCGCCGACCTGAGCCGCGCCTTGCGCGCCGCCCCCGACATCCCCGCCCTCGTCGACGACCTGGGCAGCTGGCTCACCACACAGATCGACGCCGTGCACGGCTGGACGTCGGGGTCGGAGATCGATCTCGACGCCCAGATCGCCGACTTGTGCGACGCGCTGTCGGCGATGACCGCCGACGTGGTGCTCATCAGCCCCGAGGTCGGCCTGTCGCTGGTGCCGCCCACACCCGCCGGACGCGTGTTCCAGGATCTCCTCGGGACCCTCAACGCCGCTGTCGCCGCCGTGTGTGAGCGCGTGTCGCTGGTGGTCGCCGGCCGCGTCCTGGACCTCCCCCGGGACGACGCGGCAGCTCGGACAGCACCGGTCGACGCCGACGCACCTGTCGTGGCGCCTGCCGTCGCGGCCGGGGAGCCCGGCCGTGACCGGACAGAGCCACCGGCGTCCGAAGCGACTCCCGAACCCCCTGCCGATCCCCCTGCCGACGCCGCGCCGGATCACACCCCCGATGACGCGCCGGCGTCCCGCGAACTGCCCGACCCCACCGACGCCGAGGTCTTCGCGCCCGTGTCTCCGCCCGACGAGGCGGTCGCCTTCGCCGCCCGCGAGCGCCAGATGATGCTCACCAAACCGCCGGGGTCACTCGGCCGGGTCGAGGAGATCGGGGTGTGGATCTCGGCGTGCCAGGGACAGTGCCCACCGGCCCCGCTCACCGCTCCTGCCGTCGTCGTGTTTGCCGGCGACCACGGCGTCGCTCGCGGCGGCGTGTCGGCGTTCCCGCCCGAGGTGACCGCGCAGATGGTCGCCAACATCGCCGCCGGTGGTGCGGCGGTGAACGTGATGGCCGACCGGGTCGGCGCGACGGTGAAGGTCGTGGACATGTCCGTCGACGCCGACACCGCACCGCACCTGTCGCGGTACAAGGTGCGACGCGGCAGCGGTGATCTGCGCACCACCGACGCCATCACCCTGGCCGAGGCCCGGATGGCACTGGCGGCAGGTCGCGCCATCGCCGACGACCTCATCGACTCGGGCACCGACGTGCTGATCGCCGGCGAGATGGGTATCGGCAACACCACCCCCGCAACCGTCCTCGTCGGTGCGCTCGCACGACGCGAACCGGTCGAGATCGTCGGTCGCGGAACGGGTGTCGACGACGCGGGCTGGATGCGCAAGACCGCCGCGATCCGCGACGGCATGCGACGCGCACGCAAGGTGATCCACGACCCGCTGGCCCTGCTCGCCGCGGTCGGCGGCGCCGACCTCACCGCGACCGCGGGCTTCCTCGCCCAGGCCGCGCTGCGCCGGACACCGGTGATCCTCGACGGCGTGGTGATCACCGCGGCCGCGATGGTCGCCAACGAGCTCGCGCCGGGCGCGATGCGGTGGTGGATCGCCGGTCACCTGTCGGTCGAACCCGCACATCGGATCGCCCTCGAACACCTCGACCTCGAGCCCGTACTCGATCTCTCGATGCGGCTCGGGGAGGGCAGCGGCGCGGTACTGGCACTTCCGATCGTGCAGTCCTCGGTCGACCTGTTGATCTCGATGGCCACCTTCGACGAGGCCGGCGTCACCGACAAGAGCGCGGCCGCCTCCCCCGCCGAGCCTGCGGGCACCGGAACATCCTGA
- a CDS encoding DUF3043 domain-containing protein: MKLPWKKDDTQADSGDGPVSTFAVDESDTTDESTPKGSKYTPGKGRPTPSRRQAENRRRGPVAPPPTTRSEARARKKELKSTLSKEDKRRLSEERRAKRLEQREKMMAGEEAFLMPRDKGPARRYTRDIVDARRNFAGLFMPFAILLILMMFLLPQAAALTNLVLVAFVVLMAIDGVILGRMVNRRVAERFPESSDGGFKLGWYAFTRAMQLRKMRAPKPMVSRGDEV; encoded by the coding sequence GTGAAGCTGCCATGGAAGAAGGACGACACGCAGGCGGATTCGGGCGACGGCCCGGTCTCCACCTTCGCCGTCGACGAGTCCGATACCACCGACGAGTCGACCCCCAAGGGCAGCAAGTACACACCCGGCAAGGGACGCCCGACGCCGAGTCGCCGCCAGGCCGAGAACCGACGTCGCGGCCCGGTGGCCCCGCCGCCGACGACCCGGTCCGAGGCGCGTGCGCGCAAGAAGGAACTCAAGTCCACCCTGTCCAAGGAGGACAAGCGCAGGCTCTCGGAGGAGCGCCGCGCCAAGCGTCTCGAGCAGCGCGAGAAGATGATGGCGGGCGAGGAGGCGTTCCTGATGCCCCGCGACAAGGGACCGGCGCGCCGCTACACCCGCGACATCGTCGACGCCCGGCGCAACTTCGCCGGACTGTTCATGCCCTTCGCCATCCTGCTGATCCTGATGATGTTCCTGCTGCCGCAGGCGGCCGCGCTGACCAACCTGGTCCTCGTCGCGTTCGTCGTGCTGATGGCCATCGACGGAGTGATCCTCGGACGTATGGTCAATCGCCGTGTCGCCGAACGGTTCCCGGAGTCGTCGGACGGCGGGTTCAAGCTGGGCTGGTACGCGTTCACCCGCGCGATGCAGCTGCGCAAGATGCGCGCCCCCAAGCCGATGGTCTCGCGCGGCGACGAAGTCTGA
- a CDS encoding leucyl aminopeptidase: MSKNDTVDRTRGPELELSTTIGKDDTALVIGLISASGSGDDTADAAEPTLAIGDGILDDAQATAITAALTALQATGSHGEITRIPAPESLSVGLVVAVGLGDADNLDDHDQVRQAAGIAARELDGLESVATTLSTVDLIAAAEGLFLGAYRFDEFRSEKSKPNKTPPQRLTLLVESKSKEAKADLERAVAVADSVAIARDFVNTPPSHLYPEEFAARARTLGSKAGLNVEILDDKELDAQGYGGIIGVGKGSSRLPRLVRLTHTAKKSPKKVALVGKGITFDTGGISIKPAANMDQMTSDMGGAAAVIAATILAARLDLDVSVTATVPMAENMPSSTAQRPGDVLTQYGGRTVEVLNTDAEGRLVLADAIVRACEDDPDYLIDTATLTGAQMVALGTRTPGVMGTEEFRDRVAARSADVGENAWAMPLPAELRADLKSRVADLANVTPHRWGGMLAAGIFLKEFVPENVQWAHIDIAGPAFNTGGPWGYTTKGGTGVPVRTIAAVLEDIAENG; encoded by the coding sequence GTGAGCAAGAACGACACCGTCGACCGCACGCGCGGCCCCGAACTCGAACTGTCCACCACGATCGGCAAGGACGACACCGCCCTGGTCATCGGTCTGATCAGCGCATCGGGCTCCGGTGATGACACCGCCGATGCCGCCGAGCCGACCCTGGCGATCGGCGACGGAATCCTCGACGACGCCCAGGCGACCGCCATCACCGCCGCCCTCACGGCGTTGCAGGCCACCGGATCGCACGGCGAGATCACCCGGATCCCGGCCCCCGAATCACTCTCGGTGGGCCTCGTCGTCGCCGTCGGCCTCGGCGACGCCGACAATCTCGACGACCACGATCAGGTCCGTCAGGCCGCAGGCATCGCCGCCCGCGAACTCGACGGCCTCGAGTCGGTCGCGACCACGCTGTCGACCGTCGACCTGATCGCCGCGGCCGAGGGCCTGTTCCTCGGCGCCTACCGGTTCGACGAATTCCGTTCGGAGAAGTCGAAGCCGAATAAGACTCCGCCGCAACGCCTCACGCTGCTCGTCGAGTCGAAGTCCAAGGAAGCCAAGGCAGATCTGGAGCGTGCGGTCGCCGTCGCCGACTCCGTCGCCATCGCCCGCGACTTCGTGAACACCCCGCCGAGCCACCTCTACCCCGAGGAGTTCGCGGCCCGCGCCCGCACGCTCGGCAGCAAGGCCGGACTCAACGTCGAGATCCTCGACGACAAGGAACTCGACGCACAGGGGTACGGCGGGATCATCGGCGTCGGCAAGGGATCGTCGCGTCTGCCCCGGCTCGTCCGGCTGACCCACACGGCCAAGAAGTCCCCGAAGAAGGTCGCACTCGTCGGCAAGGGCATCACCTTCGACACCGGCGGCATCTCCATCAAGCCTGCCGCGAACATGGACCAGATGACCTCGGACATGGGCGGTGCGGCAGCCGTCATCGCCGCGACCATCCTGGCCGCCCGTCTCGACCTCGACGTGTCGGTCACCGCGACCGTGCCGATGGCCGAGAACATGCCGTCCTCGACGGCGCAACGCCCGGGCGACGTGCTGACCCAGTACGGCGGACGCACCGTCGAGGTGCTCAACACCGACGCCGAAGGCCGCCTCGTCCTCGCCGACGCGATCGTGCGCGCCTGCGAAGACGACCCCGACTACCTCATCGACACCGCCACGCTGACCGGTGCGCAGATGGTGGCGCTGGGCACCCGCACCCCCGGCGTGATGGGTACCGAGGAGTTCCGCGACCGGGTGGCCGCCCGCTCGGCCGACGTCGGCGAGAACGCCTGGGCCATGCCGTTGCCCGCCGAGTTGCGCGCCGACCTCAAGTCGCGGGTCGCCGATCTGGCCAACGTGACGCCGCACCGCTGGGGCGGCATGCTCGCCGCGGGCATCTTCCTCAAGGAGTTCGTGCCCGAGAACGTGCAGTGGGCCCACATCGACATCGCCGGACCGGCCTTCAACACCGGCGGCCCGTGGGGCTACACCACCAAGGGCGGTACGGGCGTACCTGTCCGCACCATCGCCGCAGTGCTCGAGGACATCGCCGAGAACGGATGA
- a CDS encoding glycerate kinase: protein MRVLIAPDSFGDTMSAVVAAQAIARGWVAARPADDLVLAPQSDGGPGFVDVLATRVGTVVTEEVHGPLGAGVAARWLLDEASSTAYLECAQACGLHQLGGTPTPRTAVQATTHGVGELIAAALSHGVRRIVVGLGGSATTDGGAGLVDALGGGARALEMLRDVQIVVASDVENPLLGSLGAAAVFGPQKGADADTVALLEKRLADWSSTLNSLAGTDIIAEPGAGAAGGLGAALLALGGERVSGATVVAAATDLSAEVTAADVVVTGEGRFDSQTLRGKVVSALHAAASSVGAAGAGAPTLVLAGQVALSGSEIAAAGIAGAYAIVDVAGSVEVAMADAENQLTRLAESVAERYSG, encoded by the coding sequence GTGCGCGTTCTGATCGCGCCGGATTCGTTCGGCGACACCATGTCCGCGGTGGTCGCGGCACAGGCCATCGCGCGCGGTTGGGTCGCCGCGCGGCCGGCCGACGATCTCGTTCTCGCCCCGCAGTCCGACGGCGGTCCGGGTTTCGTCGATGTGCTGGCGACCCGCGTGGGCACCGTCGTCACCGAGGAGGTCCACGGCCCCCTCGGTGCGGGGGTCGCCGCGCGATGGCTCCTCGACGAGGCGTCGTCGACCGCCTACCTCGAATGTGCCCAGGCCTGCGGACTCCATCAGCTCGGCGGGACGCCGACGCCGCGCACAGCCGTGCAGGCCACCACGCACGGGGTGGGGGAGCTCATCGCCGCGGCACTGTCGCACGGTGTGCGTCGCATCGTGGTGGGCCTCGGTGGCAGCGCGACCACCGACGGGGGTGCCGGCCTCGTCGACGCCCTCGGCGGTGGCGCGCGGGCGCTCGAGATGTTGCGCGATGTGCAGATCGTGGTGGCGTCCGACGTCGAGAACCCGCTTCTCGGGTCGCTGGGGGCGGCTGCCGTGTTCGGGCCGCAGAAGGGCGCCGACGCCGACACCGTCGCCCTGCTCGAGAAGAGGTTGGCCGACTGGTCGTCGACCCTGAACTCGCTCGCCGGTACGGACATCATCGCAGAACCCGGCGCCGGCGCGGCCGGCGGTCTCGGTGCCGCGCTGCTCGCCCTGGGCGGCGAGCGGGTGTCGGGTGCCACCGTGGTGGCCGCGGCCACCGACCTGTCCGCCGAGGTCACCGCCGCCGACGTCGTCGTCACCGGTGAGGGTCGGTTCGACTCGCAGACCCTGCGCGGCAAGGTCGTGTCCGCTCTGCACGCCGCGGCATCGAGCGTGGGGGCCGCCGGTGCCGGCGCCCCGACCCTGGTCCTCGCCGGGCAGGTCGCGCTGTCCGGGTCGGAGATCGCCGCCGCCGGAATCGCGGGTGCGTACGCCATCGTCGACGTGGCCGGGTCGGTGGAGGTCGCCATGGCCGACGCCGAGAACCAGCTCACACGGCTCGCCGAGTCGGTTGCGGAGCGGTATTCGGGCTGA
- a CDS encoding branched-chain amino acid aminotransferase, whose translation MTLEFNRTEHPHPVSEGRRAEILAAPGFGQYFTDNMVMIDYDAEVGWHNAKVKPYGPIALDPAATVLHYGQEVFEGLKAYRQPDGSIAAFRPEANAERMQRSAARLAMPALPVEDFIRSLEVLLEADNAWVPAAGGEEALYLRPFMFASQAGLGVNAPSTQYIYSVIASPAGAYFAGGIKPVSVWLSTEYVRAAPGGTGFAKCGGNYAAAFLAQQQATEQGCDQVVWLDAIERRYIEEMGGMNLFFVFGSGADARLVTPELSGSLLPGITRSSLLTLATDAGFAVEERKITTEELRKGVASGDITEVFACGTAAVITPVGRVKGVGEDYTINNGETGEVTQALRDTLTGIQRGTFADTHGWMTELYRG comes from the coding sequence ATGACCTTGGAGTTCAACCGTACCGAGCACCCGCATCCGGTGTCGGAGGGCCGACGCGCAGAAATCCTCGCCGCCCCCGGATTCGGCCAGTACTTCACCGACAACATGGTGATGATCGACTACGACGCCGAGGTGGGCTGGCACAACGCCAAGGTGAAGCCGTACGGTCCGATCGCCCTCGACCCCGCGGCGACGGTTCTGCACTACGGCCAAGAGGTGTTCGAGGGACTCAAGGCCTACCGCCAGCCCGACGGGTCGATCGCCGCGTTCCGCCCCGAGGCGAACGCCGAACGCATGCAGCGCAGCGCCGCGCGGCTCGCGATGCCGGCGCTTCCGGTGGAGGATTTCATCCGCTCGCTCGAGGTGCTGCTCGAGGCGGACAACGCGTGGGTCCCCGCCGCCGGCGGTGAGGAAGCGCTCTACCTCCGTCCGTTCATGTTCGCCTCGCAGGCCGGTCTCGGTGTCAACGCGCCGTCCACGCAGTACATCTACTCCGTCATCGCCTCCCCGGCGGGCGCCTACTTCGCCGGTGGTATCAAGCCGGTCAGCGTGTGGCTGTCGACCGAGTACGTGCGCGCGGCGCCGGGCGGAACCGGCTTCGCCAAGTGCGGCGGCAACTACGCGGCGGCGTTCCTGGCTCAGCAGCAGGCCACCGAGCAGGGCTGTGACCAGGTGGTCTGGCTCGACGCCATCGAACGCCGGTACATCGAGGAGATGGGCGGGATGAACCTGTTCTTCGTCTTCGGGTCCGGTGCAGACGCGCGTCTGGTGACGCCCGAACTGTCGGGCTCGTTGCTGCCGGGCATCACCCGTTCCTCGTTGCTGACGCTGGCCACCGACGCCGGTTTCGCGGTCGAGGAACGCAAGATCACCACCGAGGAACTGCGCAAGGGCGTGGCGTCGGGTGACATCACCGAGGTCTTCGCCTGCGGCACCGCCGCGGTGATCACCCCCGTCGGACGCGTCAAGGGCGTCGGCGAGGACTACACCATCAACAACGGTGAGACCGGCGAGGTCACACAGGCACTGCGTGACACCCTGACCGGCATCCAGCGCGGAACCTTCGCCGACACCCACGGGTGGATGACGGAGCTCTACCGCGGCTGA
- a CDS encoding HesB/IscA family protein — translation MTVQNETGTATSTGVILSDAAASKAKALLDQEGRDDLALRIAVQPGGCAGLRYQLFFDDRSLDGDVTSDFGGVKLAVDRMSAPYVQGATIDFVDTIEKQGFTIDNPNATGSCACGDSFN, via the coding sequence ATGACCGTGCAGAACGAAACGGGCACTGCCACGAGCACCGGCGTCATCCTGAGCGACGCTGCCGCGTCCAAGGCGAAGGCGTTGCTCGACCAGGAGGGCCGCGACGATCTCGCGCTGCGTATCGCGGTCCAGCCGGGCGGCTGCGCCGGCCTGCGATACCAGCTCTTCTTCGACGATCGCAGCCTCGACGGCGACGTCACCTCCGACTTCGGCGGTGTGAAGCTGGCCGTCGACCGGATGAGCGCTCCCTATGTGCAGGGCGCCACCATCGACTTCGTCGACACCATCGAGAAGCAGGGGTTCACCATCGACAACCCCAACGCGACGGGCAGCTGCGCCTGCGGCGACTCGTTCAACTGA
- a CDS encoding carbohydrate kinase family protein: MAIVVCGSIATDHLMKFPGKFSEQLLGDQLEHISLSFLVEDLVVRRGGVGGNICYAMGQLGGSPVLVGAVGSDFAEYRAWLESNGVDCRGVRVSQTHHTARFMCTTDETMAQLATFYAGAMSESRDIVLADVIAETGAPDLVLIGADDPAGMIGHTEACRAAGIPFAADPSQQLARLDGEEARALIDGADYLFTNEYEWGLLRQKTGLSETQVAEMVGVRVTTLGKGGVEIVERDGTRTHVTVVPETAKVDPTGVGDGFRAGFLTALSKGLGFERAAQVGSMVAVLILETVSTQDWSWDDATALARIEGAYGADAAAEIKAALAG; the protein is encoded by the coding sequence GTGGCAATCGTTGTGTGCGGGTCCATCGCTACCGATCATCTGATGAAGTTCCCGGGCAAGTTCTCCGAGCAGCTGCTCGGCGACCAGCTCGAACACATCTCCCTCAGCTTCCTCGTGGAGGACCTCGTCGTCCGCCGGGGCGGCGTGGGCGGCAACATCTGTTACGCGATGGGGCAGCTCGGCGGCAGTCCGGTGCTGGTCGGTGCCGTCGGCTCCGACTTCGCCGAGTACCGCGCGTGGCTCGAGTCCAACGGCGTCGACTGCCGTGGCGTGCGCGTCTCCCAGACCCACCACACCGCACGGTTCATGTGCACCACCGACGAGACGATGGCGCAGCTGGCGACGTTCTACGCCGGCGCCATGAGCGAGAGCCGGGACATCGTGCTCGCCGACGTGATCGCCGAGACCGGTGCGCCGGATCTCGTGCTCATCGGCGCCGACGATCCCGCAGGCATGATCGGTCACACCGAGGCGTGCCGGGCCGCAGGCATCCCGTTCGCCGCCGACCCGTCGCAGCAGCTCGCCCGCCTCGACGGCGAGGAGGCACGCGCACTCATCGACGGCGCCGACTACCTGTTCACCAACGAGTACGAGTGGGGTCTGCTGCGCCAGAAGACCGGCCTGTCCGAGACGCAGGTCGCCGAGATGGTCGGCGTGCGCGTGACGACGCTGGGCAAGGGCGGCGTCGAGATCGTCGAACGCGACGGCACCCGCACCCATGTGACGGTGGTGCCGGAGACCGCGAAGGTCGATCCCACCGGTGTCGGCGACGGCTTCCGCGCAGGCTTCCTGACCGCACTGTCGAAGGGGCTCGGCTTCGAACGCGCCGCGCAGGTCGGCTCGATGGTCGCCGTACTCATCCTCGAGACCGTGTCGACCCAGGACTGGTCGTGGGACGACGCGACCGCGCTGGCGCGCATCGAGGGCGCCTACGGCGCCGACGCCGCGGCGGAGATCAAGGCGGCGCTCGCCGGTTGA